A single window of Chondrinema litorale DNA harbors:
- a CDS encoding RNA polymerase sigma-70 factor, protein MKTTAQYCFSGLSNMQAIKEDKAVFRKLHEDYFKRLYLFAKQFISTSQDAEEIVSDVFLKVWNKRASLNEIDNLNSYLYIITRNQTINYLQKKSFKNSYKTNSITDQLILIDAETPEDRLLYNELNEELQQLISNLPLQCRKVFKLVKEDGLRYKEVADILNISVNTVDNHITKAVKLLRTELSKKFKNNKGMVVKIAMWALFLLFAKFFHFLLV, encoded by the coding sequence ATGAAAACTACAGCTCAGTATTGTTTCTCAGGTTTGAGCAACATGCAGGCAATAAAAGAAGATAAAGCCGTATTTCGGAAACTGCACGAAGACTATTTTAAACGATTGTATCTTTTTGCAAAGCAATTTATCAGTACATCGCAAGATGCTGAAGAAATTGTAAGTGATGTATTTTTAAAAGTATGGAACAAAAGAGCCTCTCTAAATGAAATAGACAATCTAAATTCATATTTGTACATCATTACTAGAAACCAGACAATTAATTATTTGCAGAAAAAATCATTTAAAAATTCCTATAAAACAAATTCTATAACAGATCAGCTTATTCTGATTGATGCTGAAACACCCGAAGATCGCCTCTTATATAACGAGCTCAATGAAGAGCTTCAGCAACTAATAAGTAACCTCCCTTTACAGTGTCGCAAAGTTTTTAAACTTGTAAAAGAAGATGGTTTGCGCTACAAAGAAGTAGCTGATATTTTGAACATCTCCGTAAATACAGTTGATAATCATATTACTAAAGCTGTAAAACTGCTAAGAACTGAGCTGAGCAAGAAGTTTAAAAACAACAAAGGAATGGTAGTTAAAATAGCCATGTGGGCACTTTTTTTACTTTTTGCAAAATTTTTTCATTTCCTACTAGTGTAA